One part of the Pseudoliparis swirei isolate HS2019 ecotype Mariana Trench chromosome 6, NWPU_hadal_v1, whole genome shotgun sequence genome encodes these proteins:
- the LOC130195023 gene encoding uncharacterized protein LOC130195023 isoform X4, with the protein MITMESALNPLPPFSENTYKMTEEDVKRLIEFRASNEALFTGKRNSAKIAWSTILKGLGLEGKLTADQIAKKWDNLRTKYKSHCVSQDLKQPYQGQDNAGGVVESWPWFHIMDEAMHGRLYNGNLVLSPENGGSGGLRNHHHHHHQHHHHHHQESTDILEFLIKTEMDDNVAQEAADRAADRAAHRSAAPAEGVPMGWRRMSECSYKMTEPETERMIKLRAANEALFTGRKHSAKPAWRAILYELGLQGKLTTDQLAKKWDNLKRRYKELKFPARGVETNPSSWPWFYRMNDAMEGRFTGAAPILTPIVEDEDEDCEPLSPTPKKRARRSRGGMAEFLTESEMDLLVDNEDKNGSASLGDLQRMAEFTYKREPSWKTAMTEEDTRRLIELRASNESLFTGRRNTAKPAWRGIVKELGLTGKITPDQVAKKWDNLKTKFKDLKFPPRGMEGQTNPASWPWFQLMGDALEGRLLGKAPRVTPVWSSEEDGVFVSSPPPDRDCLLVERSGVSELENMANMENLVEAAEADGNVTYIDASGEECSTPSDLSYKMTDQDTRRMIHLRAANEALFTGRRNAAKAAWKAILKELGLLGKVSTYQMAKKWDNLKRRYKDLKYPPVGMENVADSTSSWPWFSLMNEAMEGRLASGAPLLAPVTQEEEQHPGPRHRSRPAPPPPPPASSSDYGQEAFGGGGDQVRRGGSAACEGPLGGLEREWEAVERERAALERERAAVQAERLWLERERAAVEQDRAMVEQERASLGRDRELLDQRALMLNSRSRPLVVRRENAASLRPVDTFVP; encoded by the exons ATGATCACAATGGAGTCCGCGCTGAACCCGCTGCCCCCGTTCTCCGAGAACACCTATAAGA TGACTGAGGAGGACGTGAAGCGGCTGATTGAGTTCCGGGCCTCCAACGAGGCTCTGTTCACGGGGAAGAGGAACTCAGCCAAGATCGCCTGGAG CACCATCCTAAAGGGTCTCGGTCTGGAGGGGAAACTCACAGCGGACCAGATCGCCAAGAAGTGGGACAACCTGAGGACCAAGTACAAg TCCCACTGTGTCTCCCAGGACCTGAAGCAGCCCTACCAGGGCCAGGACAACGCCGGGGGGGTCGTGGAGTCGTGGCCCTGGTTCCACATCATGGACGAAGCCATGCATGGCCGTCTCTACAACGGCAACCTGGTGCTGAGCCCGGAGAACGGCGGTAGCGGCGGCCTCCggaaccaccaccaccaccatcaccagcaccaccaccaccaccaccaggagaGCACCGACATCCTGGAGTTCCTCATCAAGACGGAGATGGACGACAACGTGGCGCAGGAGGCGGCCGACAGGGCGGCCGACAGGGCGGCCCACCGCAGCGCTGCTCCCGCCGAGGGGGTCCCCATGGGCTGGAGGAGGATGAGCGAGTGCTCCTATAAAA TGACGGAGCCAGAGACCGAGAGGATGATCAAACTCAGAGCCGCCAACGAGGCGCTCTTCACCGGCAGGAAGCACTCAGCCAAACCGGCCTGGAG GGCCATCCTGTACGAGCTGGGTCTGCAGGGGAAGCTGACCACAGATCAGCTGGCAAAGAAGTGGGACAACCTGAAGAGAAGATATAAG GAGCTGAAGTTTCCCGCTCGGGGCGTGGAGACCAACCCGAGCTCCTGGCCCTGGTTCTACCGGATGAACGACGCCATGGAGGGCCGCTTCACCGGGGCGGCGCCCATCCTCACGCCCATcgtggaggacgaggacgaggactgCGAGCCGCTGTCGCCGACCCCAAAGAAACGAGCGCGCCGCAGCCGGGGGGGGATGGCCGAGTTCCTGACGGAGTCCGAGATGGACCTGCTGGTGGACAACGAGGACAAGAACGGCTCGGCGTCGCTGGGAGACCTGCAGCGGATGGCCGAGTTCACCTACAAACGTGAGCCAAGCTGGAAGACAGCAA TGACGGAAGAAGACACCCGGCGGCTCATTGAGCTGCGAGCCTCCAACGAGTCTCTGTTCACGGGGAGGAGGAACACGGCCAAGCCGGCCTGGAG GGGGATCGTGAAGGAGTTGGGTCTGACGGGGAAGATCACGCCCGACCAGGTGGCCAAGAAGTGGGACAACCTGAAGACCAAGTTTAAG GACCTGAAGTTCCCTCCCCGGGGGATGGAGGGCCAGACCAACCCGGCCTCCTGGCCCTGGTTCCAGCTGATGGGCGACGCCCTGGAGGGCCGGCTGCTGGGCAAAGCCCCCCGAGTGACGCCGGTCTGGAGCAGCGAGGAGGACGGCGTcttcgtctcgtctcctcccccCGACAGAGACTGCCTCCTGGTGGAGAGGAGCGGCGTGTCGGAGCTGGAGAACATGGCGAACATGGAGAACCTGGTGGAGGCCGCCGAGGCCGACGGGAACGTCACCTACATCGATGCCAGTGGGGAGGAGTGCTCCacgccctctgacctctcctacAAGA TGACGGACCAGGACACTCGCAGGATGATCCACCTGAGGGCCGCCAACGAGGCGCTGTTCACGGGGCGCAGGAACGCGGCCAAGGCGGCCTGgaa AGCCATCCTGAAGGAGCTCGGCCTTCTGGGTAAAGTCTCCACCTACCAGATGGCAAAGAAATGGGACAATCTGAAGAGGAGGTACAAG GACCTGAAGTACCCCCCCGTCGGCATGGAGAACGTGGCGGACAGCACCTCCTCGTGGCCGTGGTTCAGCCTGATGAACGAAGCCATGGAGGGCCGCCTGGCGAGCGGCGCCCCCCTCCTCGCCCCCGtgacccaggaggaggagcagcacccGGGCCCCAGACACCGGTCccggcccgcccccccccctcctccccccgcctcctcctcggacTACGGACAGGAGGCGTTCGGCGGCGGGGGGGACCAGGTCCGGCGCGGCGGCTCGGCGGCCTGCGAGGGCCCCCTGGGGGGCCTGGAGCGGGAGTGGGAGGCGGTGGAGCGCGAGCGGGCGGCGCTGGAGCGGGAGCGGGCCGCGGTGCAGGCGGAGCGGCTCTGGCTGGAGAGGGAGCGGGCCGCCGTGGAGCAGGACCGGGCCATGGTGGAGCAGGAGAGGGCCTCGCTGGGCCGGGACCGGGAGCTGCTGGACCAGAGGGCCCTGATGCTGAACTCG aggagtcgccccctggtggtcaggagagagaatgcagcatctCTTCGTCCAGTGGACACATTTGTCCCTTGA